A single window of Malus sylvestris chromosome 5, drMalSylv7.2, whole genome shotgun sequence DNA harbors:
- the LOC126624525 gene encoding cysteine-rich receptor-like protein kinase 14 isoform X4 codes for MGAFAMAVALSVEMLLFSSLFLLPISVISQNNGRVAVGSSLTATTGDSSSWLSPSGDFAFGFSPLGNNDRFLLSIWYAKIPDKTVVWYAYDGNNPMVAPGGSVLNLTANSGLVLNNPQGGEIWKSEITLGTVANGVMNDTGNFVLQHQNSGSLWETFSSPTDTVLPGQTIERNGTLSCRQSETNYTKGRFQLSLQGDGNLVLISVTTDNANIPYFSTKTTSGNVPGSQGKRLVFSSSGDMFVLRENDGRVPLKGTEGVSVRDNYIRATLDFDGIFALYSHPKNFTGNASWISPLVYMPDDICLRLGVGVCGYNSTCMLKPDKRPTCECPKGFSFLDPKDIYRGCKPDLSRKSVTRVESVLLADKWVWIGISIAAALVLCTAYYLLRRRRSALASAGENWPEIENEMLIFMKSKRHHDFSVFSYSSIVAATRNFAEENKLGQGGFGPVYKGKLATGQEIAVKRLSKCSGQGTSEFKNELILIYELKHTNLVHLFGFCIHGEEMMLIYEYLQNKSLDHFLFVLLNSTYWTDPIRGLLLDWKKRFSILEGIAQGLLYLHKYSRKKVIHRDVKASNILLDENMNPKISDFGMARIFTQNELEANTRKVVGTLGYMPPESVGGIISVKSDVYSFGVLMLEIISGRKNNSFYNDDRALNLVGYAWELWKKGAGLELTDPTLGNSFIKEQLLRCIHVGLLCVEENAADRPTMSDVISMLTNESFRLASPTKPAFFVGRRTVEAGISGNQQLETVASANYMSSSDFEAR; via the exons ATGGGTGCTTTTGCAATGGCAGTGGCTCTTTCTGTGGAGATGCTTTTGTTCTCCTCTTTGTTTTTGCTACCAATTTCTGTGATTTCCCAAAATAATGGAAGAGTAGCAGTTGGGAGTTCTCTAACTGCAACTACAGGCGACTCCTCATCATGGCTTTCTCCATCCGGTGATTTCGCGTTTGGATTTTCGCCCCTCGGAAACAATGATCGTTTCTTGCTTTCGATATGGTATGCGAAAATCCCAGACAAAACCGTAGTTTGGTATGCATATGACGGTAACAACCCCATGGTTGCACCTGGGGGATCAGTTCTGAACTTGACTGCCAACAGTGGACTAGTTCTTAACAATCCTCAGGGTGGAGAGATATGGAAATCCGAAATAACCTTGGGGACTGTTGCGAACGGGGTCATGAATGACACCGGAAACTTTGTccttcaacaccaaaactcGGGGAGCTTGTGGGAGACCTTCAGCAGTCCTACAGACACCGTTTTGCCTGGACAGACAATTGAGAGAAACGGGACGCTTTCGTGTAGACAATCGGAGACTAACTACACAAAAGGGCGGTTCCAGCTGAGCTTGCAAGGTGATGGAAACCTCGTGCTCATTTCCGTCACAACAGATAATGCCAACATCCCTTACTTCTCCACGAAGACCACCTCAGGGAACGTGCCAGGTAGTCAAGGCAAACGATTGGTGTTCAGCAGCTCAGGGGACATGTTTGTTCTAAGAGAAAATGATGGAAGAGTTCCTCTTAAGGGGACAGAGGGAGTGTCGGTGAGGGACAACTACATAAGGGCAACTCTTGATTTTGATGGGATTTTCGCTTTATATTCTCACCCGAAAAACTTCACGGGAAATGCAAGTTGGATTAGTCCTCTGGTGTATATGCCGGATGATATTTGCCTACGACTGGGCGTTGGTGTTTGCGGTTACAACAGTACCTGTATGCTCAAACCAGATAAAAGGCCAACCTGCGAATGCCCAAaagggttttcttttcttgatccGAAGGATATATACCGAGGCTGCAAACCCGATTTGAGCCGGAAATCTGTGACACGCGTGGAATCAGTATTATTAG CAGATAAATGGGTTTGGATTGGCATTTCTATAGCTGCTGCTCTAGTGCTTTGCACCGCGTACTATCTACTCCGACGAAGAAGATCAGCCCTTGCATCAGCTG GTGAGAACTGGCCAGAGATTGAGAACGAAATGCTTATCTTCATGAAATCTAAGCGACATCATGATTTTAGCGTTTTTAGCTATTCATCCATCGTGGCTGCCACAAGAAACTTCGCTGAAGAAAACAAGCTAGGACAAGGAGGGTTTGGACCGGTTTATAAG GGGAAATTGGCGACGGGACAAGAAATAGCTGTGAAGAGGCTTTCGAAATGTTCAGGGCAAGGAACAtcagaattcaagaatgaactGATACTTATATATGAACTCAAACATACAAACCTGGTTCACCTTTTCGGATTTTGCATTCATGGTGAAGAAATGATGTTGATATATGAGTATCTGCAGAACAAAAGTTTGGACCACTTTTTATTTG TCCTACTTAACTCTACATATTGGACAGATCCAATCAGAGGTCTACTACTAGATTGGAAGAAGCGTTTTAGCATTCTCGAAGGAATTGCTCAAGGGTTGCTTTATCTGCACAAATACTCAAGAAAGAAAGTAATTCATAGAGATGTAAAAGCTAGTAACATACTACTTGATgaaaacatgaacccaaaaatttcagattttggtATGGCAAGGATTTTCACCCAAAATGAATTGGAAGCAAACACTAGAAAGGTTGTGGGGACACT TGGTTACATGCCTCCAGAGTCCGTGGGGGGAATTATTTCTGTAAAGTCTGATGTCTACAGTTTCGGGGTATTGATGCTTGAAATCATAAGTGGAAGGAAAAACAACAGCTTTTACAATGACGATCGCGCACTCAATTTAGTAGGATAT GCATGGGAGTTATGGAAAAAAGGTGCAGGGCTAGAATTAACGGATCCAACATTAGGAAATTCGTTTATTAAAGAGCAACTGTTAAGATGCATCCATGTCGGTCTGCTTTGCGTAGAAGAAAATGCAGCAGATCGCCCTACCATGTCAGATGTCATATCTATGTTGACAAATGAAAGCTTTCGATTAGCATCACCAACAAAGCCAGCATTTTTTGTTGGAAGGAGGACGGTGGAGGCTGGTATAAGTGGGAATCAGCAACTTGAAACTGTTGCTTCAGCAAACTACATGTCCAGTTCAGATTTTGAAGCGCGTTAA
- the LOC126624525 gene encoding cysteine-rich receptor-like protein kinase 14 isoform X1 translates to MFVLRPLQGIESRHTIPTSRHFHIGIFESSWCSENLFCRPGDIVVCDVARSEVMSWQIVALSVEMLLFSSLFLLPISVISQNNGRVAVGSSLTATTGDSSSWLSPSGDFAFGFSPLGNNDRFLLSIWYAKIPDKTVVWYAYDGNNPMVAPGGSVLNLTANSGLVLNNPQGGEIWKSEITLGTVANGVMNDTGNFVLQHQNSGSLWETFSSPTDTVLPGQTIERNGTLSCRQSETNYTKGRFQLSLQGDGNLVLISVTTDNANIPYFSTKTTSGNVPGSQGKRLVFSSSGDMFVLRENDGRVPLKGTEGVSVRDNYIRATLDFDGIFALYSHPKNFTGNASWISPLVYMPDDICLRLGVGVCGYNSTCMLKPDKRPTCECPKGFSFLDPKDIYRGCKPDLSRKSVTRVESVLLADKWVWIGISIAAALVLCTAYYLLRRRRSALASAGENWPEIENEMLIFMKSKRHHDFSVFSYSSIVAATRNFAEENKLGQGGFGPVYKGKLATGQEIAVKRLSKCSGQGTSEFKNELILIYELKHTNLVHLFGFCIHGEEMMLIYEYLQNKSLDHFLFVLLNSTYWTDPIRGLLLDWKKRFSILEGIAQGLLYLHKYSRKKVIHRDVKASNILLDENMNPKISDFGMARIFTQNELEANTRKVVGTLGYMPPESVGGIISVKSDVYSFGVLMLEIISGRKNNSFYNDDRALNLVGYAWELWKKGAGLELTDPTLGNSFIKEQLLRCIHVGLLCVEENAADRPTMSDVISMLTNESFRLASPTKPAFFVGRRTVEAGISGNQQLETVASANYMSSSDFEAR, encoded by the exons atgtttgttttgcgcccccttcagggcatagaatcgaggcatacaatcccgacGTCAAGGCACTTCCACATCGGCATCTTTGAGTCTTCttggt GTTCGGAGAATTTATTCTGTAGGCCCGGAGATATTGTTGTGTGTGACGTAGCGAGGTCTGAGGTCATGTCGTGGCAGATAG TGGCTCTTTCTGTGGAGATGCTTTTGTTCTCCTCTTTGTTTTTGCTACCAATTTCTGTGATTTCCCAAAATAATGGAAGAGTAGCAGTTGGGAGTTCTCTAACTGCAACTACAGGCGACTCCTCATCATGGCTTTCTCCATCCGGTGATTTCGCGTTTGGATTTTCGCCCCTCGGAAACAATGATCGTTTCTTGCTTTCGATATGGTATGCGAAAATCCCAGACAAAACCGTAGTTTGGTATGCATATGACGGTAACAACCCCATGGTTGCACCTGGGGGATCAGTTCTGAACTTGACTGCCAACAGTGGACTAGTTCTTAACAATCCTCAGGGTGGAGAGATATGGAAATCCGAAATAACCTTGGGGACTGTTGCGAACGGGGTCATGAATGACACCGGAAACTTTGTccttcaacaccaaaactcGGGGAGCTTGTGGGAGACCTTCAGCAGTCCTACAGACACCGTTTTGCCTGGACAGACAATTGAGAGAAACGGGACGCTTTCGTGTAGACAATCGGAGACTAACTACACAAAAGGGCGGTTCCAGCTGAGCTTGCAAGGTGATGGAAACCTCGTGCTCATTTCCGTCACAACAGATAATGCCAACATCCCTTACTTCTCCACGAAGACCACCTCAGGGAACGTGCCAGGTAGTCAAGGCAAACGATTGGTGTTCAGCAGCTCAGGGGACATGTTTGTTCTAAGAGAAAATGATGGAAGAGTTCCTCTTAAGGGGACAGAGGGAGTGTCGGTGAGGGACAACTACATAAGGGCAACTCTTGATTTTGATGGGATTTTCGCTTTATATTCTCACCCGAAAAACTTCACGGGAAATGCAAGTTGGATTAGTCCTCTGGTGTATATGCCGGATGATATTTGCCTACGACTGGGCGTTGGTGTTTGCGGTTACAACAGTACCTGTATGCTCAAACCAGATAAAAGGCCAACCTGCGAATGCCCAAaagggttttcttttcttgatccGAAGGATATATACCGAGGCTGCAAACCCGATTTGAGCCGGAAATCTGTGACACGCGTGGAATCAGTATTATTAG CAGATAAATGGGTTTGGATTGGCATTTCTATAGCTGCTGCTCTAGTGCTTTGCACCGCGTACTATCTACTCCGACGAAGAAGATCAGCCCTTGCATCAGCTG GTGAGAACTGGCCAGAGATTGAGAACGAAATGCTTATCTTCATGAAATCTAAGCGACATCATGATTTTAGCGTTTTTAGCTATTCATCCATCGTGGCTGCCACAAGAAACTTCGCTGAAGAAAACAAGCTAGGACAAGGAGGGTTTGGACCGGTTTATAAG GGGAAATTGGCGACGGGACAAGAAATAGCTGTGAAGAGGCTTTCGAAATGTTCAGGGCAAGGAACAtcagaattcaagaatgaactGATACTTATATATGAACTCAAACATACAAACCTGGTTCACCTTTTCGGATTTTGCATTCATGGTGAAGAAATGATGTTGATATATGAGTATCTGCAGAACAAAAGTTTGGACCACTTTTTATTTG TCCTACTTAACTCTACATATTGGACAGATCCAATCAGAGGTCTACTACTAGATTGGAAGAAGCGTTTTAGCATTCTCGAAGGAATTGCTCAAGGGTTGCTTTATCTGCACAAATACTCAAGAAAGAAAGTAATTCATAGAGATGTAAAAGCTAGTAACATACTACTTGATgaaaacatgaacccaaaaatttcagattttggtATGGCAAGGATTTTCACCCAAAATGAATTGGAAGCAAACACTAGAAAGGTTGTGGGGACACT TGGTTACATGCCTCCAGAGTCCGTGGGGGGAATTATTTCTGTAAAGTCTGATGTCTACAGTTTCGGGGTATTGATGCTTGAAATCATAAGTGGAAGGAAAAACAACAGCTTTTACAATGACGATCGCGCACTCAATTTAGTAGGATAT GCATGGGAGTTATGGAAAAAAGGTGCAGGGCTAGAATTAACGGATCCAACATTAGGAAATTCGTTTATTAAAGAGCAACTGTTAAGATGCATCCATGTCGGTCTGCTTTGCGTAGAAGAAAATGCAGCAGATCGCCCTACCATGTCAGATGTCATATCTATGTTGACAAATGAAAGCTTTCGATTAGCATCACCAACAAAGCCAGCATTTTTTGTTGGAAGGAGGACGGTGGAGGCTGGTATAAGTGGGAATCAGCAACTTGAAACTGTTGCTTCAGCAAACTACATGTCCAGTTCAGATTTTGAAGCGCGTTAA
- the LOC126624525 gene encoding uncharacterized protein LOC126624525 isoform X2: MFVLRPLQGIESRHTIPTSRHFHIGIFESSWCSENLFCRPGDIVVCDVARSEVMSWQIVALSVEMLLFSSLFLLPISVISQNNGRVAVGSSLTATTGDSSSWLSPSGDFAFGFSPLGNNDRFLLSIWYAKIPDKTVVWYAYDGNNPMVAPGGSVLNLTANSGLVLNNPQGGEIWKSEITLGTVANGVMNDTGNFVLQHQNSGSLWETFSSPTDTVLPGQTIERNGTLSCRQSETNYTKGRFQLSLQGDGNLVLISVTTDNANIPYFSTKTTSGNVPGSQGKRLVFSSSGDMFVLRENDGRVPLKGTEGVSVRDNYIRATLDFDGIFALYSHPKNFTGNASWISPLVYMPDDICLRLGVGVCGYNSTCMLKPDKRPTCECPKGFSFLDPKDIYRGCKPDLSRKSVTRVESVLLDKWVWIGISIAAALVLCTAYYLLRRRRSALASAGENWPEIENEMLIFMKSKRHHDFSVFSYSSIVAATRNFAEENKLGQGGFGPVYKGKLATGQEIAVKRLSKCSGQGTSEFKNELILIYELKHTNLVHLFGFCIHGEEMMLIYEYLQNKSLDHFLFVLLNSTYWTDPIRGLLLDWKKRFSILEGIAQGLLYLHKYSRKKVIHRDVKASNILLDENMNPKISDFGMARIFTQNELEANTRKVVGTLGYMPPESVGGIISVKSDVYSFGVLMLEIISGRKNNSFYNDDRALNLVGYAWELWKKGAGLELTDPTLGNSFIKEQLLRCIHVGLLCVEENAADRPTMSDVISMLTNESFRLASPTKPAFFVGRRTVEAGISGNQQLETVASANYMSSSDFEAR, from the exons atgtttgttttgcgcccccttcagggcatagaatcgaggcatacaatcccgacGTCAAGGCACTTCCACATCGGCATCTTTGAGTCTTCttggt GTTCGGAGAATTTATTCTGTAGGCCCGGAGATATTGTTGTGTGTGACGTAGCGAGGTCTGAGGTCATGTCGTGGCAGATAG TGGCTCTTTCTGTGGAGATGCTTTTGTTCTCCTCTTTGTTTTTGCTACCAATTTCTGTGATTTCCCAAAATAATGGAAGAGTAGCAGTTGGGAGTTCTCTAACTGCAACTACAGGCGACTCCTCATCATGGCTTTCTCCATCCGGTGATTTCGCGTTTGGATTTTCGCCCCTCGGAAACAATGATCGTTTCTTGCTTTCGATATGGTATGCGAAAATCCCAGACAAAACCGTAGTTTGGTATGCATATGACGGTAACAACCCCATGGTTGCACCTGGGGGATCAGTTCTGAACTTGACTGCCAACAGTGGACTAGTTCTTAACAATCCTCAGGGTGGAGAGATATGGAAATCCGAAATAACCTTGGGGACTGTTGCGAACGGGGTCATGAATGACACCGGAAACTTTGTccttcaacaccaaaactcGGGGAGCTTGTGGGAGACCTTCAGCAGTCCTACAGACACCGTTTTGCCTGGACAGACAATTGAGAGAAACGGGACGCTTTCGTGTAGACAATCGGAGACTAACTACACAAAAGGGCGGTTCCAGCTGAGCTTGCAAGGTGATGGAAACCTCGTGCTCATTTCCGTCACAACAGATAATGCCAACATCCCTTACTTCTCCACGAAGACCACCTCAGGGAACGTGCCAGGTAGTCAAGGCAAACGATTGGTGTTCAGCAGCTCAGGGGACATGTTTGTTCTAAGAGAAAATGATGGAAGAGTTCCTCTTAAGGGGACAGAGGGAGTGTCGGTGAGGGACAACTACATAAGGGCAACTCTTGATTTTGATGGGATTTTCGCTTTATATTCTCACCCGAAAAACTTCACGGGAAATGCAAGTTGGATTAGTCCTCTGGTGTATATGCCGGATGATATTTGCCTACGACTGGGCGTTGGTGTTTGCGGTTACAACAGTACCTGTATGCTCAAACCAGATAAAAGGCCAACCTGCGAATGCCCAAaagggttttcttttcttgatccGAAGGATATATACCGAGGCTGCAAACCCGATTTGAGCCGGAAATCTGTGACACGCGTGGAATCAGTATTATTAG ATAAATGGGTTTGGATTGGCATTTCTATAGCTGCTGCTCTAGTGCTTTGCACCGCGTACTATCTACTCCGACGAAGAAGATCAGCCCTTGCATCAGCTG GTGAGAACTGGCCAGAGATTGAGAACGAAATGCTTATCTTCATGAAATCTAAGCGACATCATGATTTTAGCGTTTTTAGCTATTCATCCATCGTGGCTGCCACAAGAAACTTCGCTGAAGAAAACAAGCTAGGACAAGGAGGGTTTGGACCGGTTTATAAG GGGAAATTGGCGACGGGACAAGAAATAGCTGTGAAGAGGCTTTCGAAATGTTCAGGGCAAGGAACAtcagaattcaagaatgaactGATACTTATATATGAACTCAAACATACAAACCTGGTTCACCTTTTCGGATTTTGCATTCATGGTGAAGAAATGATGTTGATATATGAGTATCTGCAGAACAAAAGTTTGGACCACTTTTTATTTG TCCTACTTAACTCTACATATTGGACAGATCCAATCAGAGGTCTACTACTAGATTGGAAGAAGCGTTTTAGCATTCTCGAAGGAATTGCTCAAGGGTTGCTTTATCTGCACAAATACTCAAGAAAGAAAGTAATTCATAGAGATGTAAAAGCTAGTAACATACTACTTGATgaaaacatgaacccaaaaatttcagattttggtATGGCAAGGATTTTCACCCAAAATGAATTGGAAGCAAACACTAGAAAGGTTGTGGGGACACT TGGTTACATGCCTCCAGAGTCCGTGGGGGGAATTATTTCTGTAAAGTCTGATGTCTACAGTTTCGGGGTATTGATGCTTGAAATCATAAGTGGAAGGAAAAACAACAGCTTTTACAATGACGATCGCGCACTCAATTTAGTAGGATAT GCATGGGAGTTATGGAAAAAAGGTGCAGGGCTAGAATTAACGGATCCAACATTAGGAAATTCGTTTATTAAAGAGCAACTGTTAAGATGCATCCATGTCGGTCTGCTTTGCGTAGAAGAAAATGCAGCAGATCGCCCTACCATGTCAGATGTCATATCTATGTTGACAAATGAAAGCTTTCGATTAGCATCACCAACAAAGCCAGCATTTTTTGTTGGAAGGAGGACGGTGGAGGCTGGTATAAGTGGGAATCAGCAACTTGAAACTGTTGCTTCAGCAAACTACATGTCCAGTTCAGATTTTGAAGCGCGTTAA
- the LOC126624525 gene encoding cysteine-rich receptor-like protein kinase 14 isoform X3 — protein sequence MFVLRPLQGIESRHTIPTSRHFHIGIFESSWCSENLFCRPGDIVVCDVARSEVMSWQIVALSVEMLLFSSLFLLPISVISQNNGRVAVGSSLTATTGDSSSWLSPSGDFAFGFSPLGNNDRFLLSIWYAKIPDKTVVWYAYDGNNPMVAPGGSVLNLTANSGLVLNNPQGGEIWKSEITLGTVANGVMNDTGNFVLQHQNSGSLWETFSSPTDTVLPGQTIERNGTLSCRQSETNYTKGRFQLSLQGDGNLVLISVTTDNANIPYFSTKTTSGNVPGSQGKRLVFSSSGDMFVLRENDGRVPLKGTEGVSVRDNYIRATLDFDGIFALYSHPKNFTGNASWISPLVYMPDDICLRLGVGVCGYNSTCMLKPDKRPTCECPKGFSFLDPKDIYRGCKPDLSRKSVTRVESVLLADKWVWIGISIAAALVLCTAYYLLRRRRSALASAGENWPEIENEMLIFMKSKRHHDFSVFSYSSIVAATRNFAEENKLGQGGFGPVYKGKLATGQEIAVKRLSKCSGQGTSEFKNELILIYELKHTNLVHLFGFCIHGEEMMLIYEYLQNKSLDHFLFDPIRGLLLDWKKRFSILEGIAQGLLYLHKYSRKKVIHRDVKASNILLDENMNPKISDFGMARIFTQNELEANTRKVVGTLGYMPPESVGGIISVKSDVYSFGVLMLEIISGRKNNSFYNDDRALNLVGYAWELWKKGAGLELTDPTLGNSFIKEQLLRCIHVGLLCVEENAADRPTMSDVISMLTNESFRLASPTKPAFFVGRRTVEAGISGNQQLETVASANYMSSSDFEAR from the exons atgtttgttttgcgcccccttcagggcatagaatcgaggcatacaatcccgacGTCAAGGCACTTCCACATCGGCATCTTTGAGTCTTCttggt GTTCGGAGAATTTATTCTGTAGGCCCGGAGATATTGTTGTGTGTGACGTAGCGAGGTCTGAGGTCATGTCGTGGCAGATAG TGGCTCTTTCTGTGGAGATGCTTTTGTTCTCCTCTTTGTTTTTGCTACCAATTTCTGTGATTTCCCAAAATAATGGAAGAGTAGCAGTTGGGAGTTCTCTAACTGCAACTACAGGCGACTCCTCATCATGGCTTTCTCCATCCGGTGATTTCGCGTTTGGATTTTCGCCCCTCGGAAACAATGATCGTTTCTTGCTTTCGATATGGTATGCGAAAATCCCAGACAAAACCGTAGTTTGGTATGCATATGACGGTAACAACCCCATGGTTGCACCTGGGGGATCAGTTCTGAACTTGACTGCCAACAGTGGACTAGTTCTTAACAATCCTCAGGGTGGAGAGATATGGAAATCCGAAATAACCTTGGGGACTGTTGCGAACGGGGTCATGAATGACACCGGAAACTTTGTccttcaacaccaaaactcGGGGAGCTTGTGGGAGACCTTCAGCAGTCCTACAGACACCGTTTTGCCTGGACAGACAATTGAGAGAAACGGGACGCTTTCGTGTAGACAATCGGAGACTAACTACACAAAAGGGCGGTTCCAGCTGAGCTTGCAAGGTGATGGAAACCTCGTGCTCATTTCCGTCACAACAGATAATGCCAACATCCCTTACTTCTCCACGAAGACCACCTCAGGGAACGTGCCAGGTAGTCAAGGCAAACGATTGGTGTTCAGCAGCTCAGGGGACATGTTTGTTCTAAGAGAAAATGATGGAAGAGTTCCTCTTAAGGGGACAGAGGGAGTGTCGGTGAGGGACAACTACATAAGGGCAACTCTTGATTTTGATGGGATTTTCGCTTTATATTCTCACCCGAAAAACTTCACGGGAAATGCAAGTTGGATTAGTCCTCTGGTGTATATGCCGGATGATATTTGCCTACGACTGGGCGTTGGTGTTTGCGGTTACAACAGTACCTGTATGCTCAAACCAGATAAAAGGCCAACCTGCGAATGCCCAAaagggttttcttttcttgatccGAAGGATATATACCGAGGCTGCAAACCCGATTTGAGCCGGAAATCTGTGACACGCGTGGAATCAGTATTATTAG CAGATAAATGGGTTTGGATTGGCATTTCTATAGCTGCTGCTCTAGTGCTTTGCACCGCGTACTATCTACTCCGACGAAGAAGATCAGCCCTTGCATCAGCTG GTGAGAACTGGCCAGAGATTGAGAACGAAATGCTTATCTTCATGAAATCTAAGCGACATCATGATTTTAGCGTTTTTAGCTATTCATCCATCGTGGCTGCCACAAGAAACTTCGCTGAAGAAAACAAGCTAGGACAAGGAGGGTTTGGACCGGTTTATAAG GGGAAATTGGCGACGGGACAAGAAATAGCTGTGAAGAGGCTTTCGAAATGTTCAGGGCAAGGAACAtcagaattcaagaatgaactGATACTTATATATGAACTCAAACATACAAACCTGGTTCACCTTTTCGGATTTTGCATTCATGGTGAAGAAATGATGTTGATATATGAGTATCTGCAGAACAAAAGTTTGGACCACTTTTTATTTG ATCCAATCAGAGGTCTACTACTAGATTGGAAGAAGCGTTTTAGCATTCTCGAAGGAATTGCTCAAGGGTTGCTTTATCTGCACAAATACTCAAGAAAGAAAGTAATTCATAGAGATGTAAAAGCTAGTAACATACTACTTGATgaaaacatgaacccaaaaatttcagattttggtATGGCAAGGATTTTCACCCAAAATGAATTGGAAGCAAACACTAGAAAGGTTGTGGGGACACT TGGTTACATGCCTCCAGAGTCCGTGGGGGGAATTATTTCTGTAAAGTCTGATGTCTACAGTTTCGGGGTATTGATGCTTGAAATCATAAGTGGAAGGAAAAACAACAGCTTTTACAATGACGATCGCGCACTCAATTTAGTAGGATAT GCATGGGAGTTATGGAAAAAAGGTGCAGGGCTAGAATTAACGGATCCAACATTAGGAAATTCGTTTATTAAAGAGCAACTGTTAAGATGCATCCATGTCGGTCTGCTTTGCGTAGAAGAAAATGCAGCAGATCGCCCTACCATGTCAGATGTCATATCTATGTTGACAAATGAAAGCTTTCGATTAGCATCACCAACAAAGCCAGCATTTTTTGTTGGAAGGAGGACGGTGGAGGCTGGTATAAGTGGGAATCAGCAACTTGAAACTGTTGCTTCAGCAAACTACATGTCCAGTTCAGATTTTGAAGCGCGTTAA